Proteins from one Sabethes cyaneus chromosome 2, idSabCyanKW18_F2, whole genome shotgun sequence genomic window:
- the LOC128734616 gene encoding pre-mRNA-splicing factor 38B, with translation MEDYDDQQQQPPKKSAKQNNALPLWGNESTMNLNPLILANIQGSSYFKVSLFKLKTYHEVVDEIYYQVKHLEPWERGSRKTSGQTGMCGGVRGVGAGGIVSTAFCLLYKLYTLRLTRKQVNGLLSHGDSPYIRALGFMYLRFTQPPADLYDWYESYLLDEEEIDVKAGGGQTMTIGNMIRQWLTKLDWFSTLFPRIPVPIQKQIESKLEQFARENNVSFAEPANDRYSKTGGRQYERPGVPAAREDYRGGGESSRRRSDFSGHCDRDREPARSSREGWSDDQRRGRDRERERDRDRERDRDRDPYRRERERDYDRGRDKYRERSRDRERRDRDRDYDRERKYR, from the exons ATGGAAGACTATGATG ATCAGCAACAACAACCACCGAAAAAATCGGCAAAGCAAAACAACGCCCTGCCGCTATGGGGGAACGAAAGTACAATGAACCTGAACCCGTTAATTTTGGCTAATATCCAGGGTTCCAGCTACTTCAAAG TGTCCTTGTTCAAACTTAAGACTTACCATGAAGTTGTGGACGAAATCTACTACCAAGTCAAACACCTGGAACCCTGGGAGCGAGGCTCACGCAAAACTTCCGGCCAGACAGGGATGTGCGGTGGG GTTCGTGGAGTCGGCGCTGGAGGCATCGTATCTACCGCATTTTGCCTACTGTATAAGCTGTACACACTGCGGTTAACGCGAAAGCAAGTCAATGGATTGCTCTCCCACGGCGATTCTCCGTATATCAGAGCTTTGG GCTTTATGTACCTTAGATTTACGCAACCTCCAGCTGATCTATATGATTGGTACGAGTCTTACTTACTTGATGAAGAAGAAATAGATGTGAAAGCTGGCGGTGGACAG ACAATGACAATCGGTAACATGATCCGCCAGTGGCTCACTAAACTAGACTGGTTTTCAACCCTCTTCCCACGCATACCCGTTCCGATTCAAAAGCAAATCGAATCCAAATTAGAACAATTCGCTAGGGAAAATAACGTGTCCTTTGCTGAGCCGGCCAATGACCGTTACAGTAAAACCGGTGGACGGCAATACGAACGTCCGGGTGTTCCTGCTGCGAGAGAAGATTACCGTGGAGGAGGTGAGTCAAGTCGAAGGCGTTCCGATTTCAGTGGTCATTGCGATCGTGATCGTGAACCAGCACGCTCGTCACGAGAAGGGTGGAGCGACGATCAACGACGCGGACGAGACAGAGAGCGTGAGCGTGATCGTGACCGGGAACGAGATAGGGATCGGGACCCTTACAGGCGAGAACGTGAACGAGATTATGATCGCGGTAGGGATAAGTATCGGGAGAGATCGAGGGATCGAGAACGACGGGATAGAGACAGAGATTACGATCGAGAGCGAAAGTACCGTTAG